In the genome of Bacillus thuringiensis, the window ATGGATATCGCATTCTCTGTAGATAGCGTACTTGCTGCATTTGGTGTATCTAATGAAGTTTGGATTTTACTATTAGGCGGAATGCTAGGTATTTTAATGATGCGTGGTATCGCTGGTGTATTCTTAAAATTGTTAGAGCGTATTCCAGAACTTGAAACGACAGCATATATTTTAATTTTAATTATTGCAGCAAAAATGTTATTGTCTGTTATTCATATTGAAATAAGCCATACAGTGTTCTTCATTATTTTAGTTGTAGCATTTGGAGCAACATTTATACTTCACTACATGAAGAATTCTGGACAAGCTAAAGAAGAAGTTGCAGTTACTAAAGAAGACAATAAATAATTGAAATGGGTTTGCTCGTTTTGCGAGCGCCCATTTTTTATAACCAAAAATAGTTTATAATAGAAGAAGGACTTAGAAAAAACGTAAATGTTTTTGGAGGTGAACTGTTGTGTTTTCACGTTTTACACTTCAACCATATGCATTAAAAGATGAATCAGATTTAAAGCAATTTGAAGCGCTTTTAGAAAAACGCCCACAATATGAGCTGACAGAGAATGAGATGAAATTTAGTTATATAGCATGTCGAATCCTTGGCGTTCCTAATGATGTAGATGAATATTTTAATGAACTGTTTGATTATAGTGAAGCGAAAGGAATCGAAGTTTTACACGAACAAAATTTAAACAAAGTGATTGATTCAGAAAAGCTTCGTCATATTCAAGAAGTGTTCGTATTACATCAAGAAGCACCAAATGGTCTGACAGTAAATAGGTTAGTTGCACACTTATCTGGGAAACAACTTTTACCGAAAGTAGACAATCCTGATTTACAGCATTACATACATACGACGTTTATTTCAGTATTGAAATTATATGAGAAACAACATAATCAGTCGTTAAAGACAGAAGGCTTCCGTCGTTTCTTAATCGACATAATTAAACTAAGCGAAAATTACGTAGCGAAGTGGTTTTCTACGATTAATTATAAGAAACAGATGCCGCGTATCGTTTGGTATGGTGATGCACAGGAAAGCCGTATATATTTCTTATATTTTCTTATTATGCTCGGTTGTGATGTGCTTTATTATCACCCCGAAGGAAAAGATGGATTTGAAAATATTGATGAAGAGGGAAGAACTTTTATTGTGTCTCATCCGGGTCGCATTTCTCTTGAACCATTCCCTGATCGCCGCCGCGAGCGTGTTGCAACAGTAGCGTATCAAGCTTCGAAAGAAATTGAACAAGTACTTCACCACGATAATTCACTATTATATAAACCGTGGCAATTCCGTTCGTATACACCTGTAGCACGTACGTTAAAAACGACATATGATGAACTCTTTTTAATTACGAAAGAAAAGGCATTTGTACGTCCAACATTCTTTGTTGAAAATAAACATATTTATATTCCTTCTTTATTTGCGAAAATATCAGGCGTTTCAAAGAATGATAAAGAATATTTTCAACGATTAAAGGCTGTTACATCATTTGATAATAGTTTATTAATTAATACATTCCCGTTTACGAAAGAGCAGAAAGCAAATTTCCAATATCATTATCGAGATGCATTGGACCGAGCTGGGAAATTACATCCTGATCTAATTATGAATAGCCATTGGTGGCCGCATAAGCGTTTACCGGAAGGTTTACAACATGGGATTGCAGAGGCGATTATCCATACGTGCGAAAGTGAAATGTGCAAACCAATTGCGAAAGAAACGAAACAAGAGGTAGCGCTGTATGTTTTTGCACAACTTTCTCAAATACCACCCAATATTTTAGAACAGCTTGAGAAATTTGATTATTCACAAGATGTACCGAAAATTGTTATATTTAATAATGAGAAGAGCGGAGAATTAACTCGTTCTGACGCTGTTTTATTACTATTTTTGAATCAAATTGGAGTAGATGTATTCCATTTCAATCCTACGGGCAGAAACGATATTGAACCGTATGTTGAAGCAGGAGCATTTGATTCCCATTGGCTTGAAGAAGTTAATTTCGATCTTGAGTTTCATGGTTCATCAGCCTATAAAAATTTATCACAAACAATAAAAGGACTATTTCGTCCATTTTTATAAGGAAAGGGAGAATATCATATGAATAACCCAGTCGTACTAGATTCGAAAACTGAATTGAATGAGCAAACCGCACAAGATGTTCGCTTGCAACTTAGACAAGATGCAGATGTGCAACGTATTTATAACGCAGTAGATATTAAAGATCAACTGGAATTAATTGAACTTGGAAAAGAACCTTCTATGGAAATTTCACGTTTCGCTGATCAAATTTTACATACAATGTCTCTATCAAAGATAGAAGATTCTGGTGAATTGTTAAAGCAACTTGGTAAAATTATGGACAGATTTGATAGTAAAGACTTTGCGGAAGAGAAAAGTGGTTTCTTCTCGCGCATGTTCAAAAAAGCGGATAAAATGATAGAACAAATCTTTAGTAAATATCAAACGATGGGCCGCGAAATTGATAAAGTTTATGTGGAAATTACGAAGTACCAAGATGAGATGAAAAAATCAATTGGTACGTTAGATGGCTTATATGAGCAAAACTTAAAATATTATTTAGACTTAGAGAAGTACGTAGTAGCAGGAGAAATGTTATTAGAGCGTTTAAATACAGAATTAGTTCCGATGTATGAAGAACGCGTGCGTAATAATGATCAATTAGCAGGTATTGAATTAGAGTCGCTTAAAAACTCGGTTGAAATTTTAGAGCAACGTATTGATGATTTAGAAAAAGCACGTATGGTTGCGCTACTTACAGCGCCGCAAATTCGCATGATTCAACGTGGAAATAATAAATTAATTGGTAAAATCAATACAGCATTTATTACGACGATTCCTATCTTTAAAAATGGTATCATTCAAGCAGTAAATGCGAAACGTCAAAAGCTTGTTGCAGATTCTATGGCTGAACTTGATCGCCGTACAAATGAATTACTTAAGAAAAATGCACAAAATATCGCAACGCAAAGTGTAGAAGTAGCGAGATTATCAGGTTCTTCTAGTATTAAAATGGAAACACTTGAGGAAACTTGGAACATTATTTCAAGAGGTATGCAAGAAACACAACAAATTGAAGAACAAAATAAACGTGAGCGTGAAGAAAGCCGCAAGCGTATGGCTACATTAACAGAGAATATCAAAAAAGAATTACAAGGATAAATGAAAAGGCAATGAGGAATAGTCCTCATTGCCTTTTAGTTTCTCTTCACTAATTTAATAATCTCATTCACAACAAGTGGAATGATACTTAATAAGAGAACGAATCCCCAATCTCGCATTGTTAATGCATGTACACCGAATATATTTGCAAGGGGCGGGATGGAGATGATACAAACTTGCATAAGAACACCGATAAGAAGGGAGAAGACTAAATATTTATTTGTAAAGATCCCAATTGAAAAAATCGATTTCGTTCTTGAACGCAAGTTAAATGAATGAACGAGCTGAGAAAAACTAAGAACGACAAATGCCATCGTTTGGGCATGTAATAGAGCATCGTCATCAATTCGTTCAGGGAAAAGAGGGAATAAATTTGTATCTCCAGTATAGAATTTTGCTCCGGCGATAAAAGCTATTAGCGTTAAAAGTCCAATGACAAGTCCATTGAAAACAAGAAAAGGAACGCTACCACTAAATAAGCTTTCTTTCGCATGTCGTGGTTTTTCCTTCATCACATCTGGATCTTCAGGATCAACCCCAAGTGATAATGCAGGCAGTGTATCTGTAATTAAATTCACCCACAAAATATGAATAGGTCGTAGTGGTGTTGCCCAGCCGAGTAAAATGGCTAAAAATAAAGCGATAATTTCTCCGAAGTTACAAGAGAGTAGGAAGAGAATTGATTTTTTTATGTTACGATAAATATTTCTACCTTCCTCAACAGCTTTCACGATAGATGAGAAATTATCATCTGTTAACACAACATCTGCTGCCCCTTTTGCAACGTCTGTTCCTGTAATGCCCATCGCTACGCCGACATCGGCTTGCTTTAAAGATGGTGCATCATTGACGCCATCACCAGTCATAGAAACGATATTTCCTTTCGCGCGTAATGCCTTTACAATTTTCACTTTATGCTCTGGAGAGACTCTAGCGAATACATTTAAATGATTAATTTTGCTAGCTAGTTCTGTATCAGCAATGTTATCTAATTCAGTTCCAATCATAATTTCAGATATTTCTTCAGCAATGCCGAGTTCTTTAGCAATTGCAAAGGCGGTATCTTTATGGTCACCAGTAATCATAACTGTGCGAATGCCGGCTTTTTTACATTCTGTAATTGAATCTTTCACTTCAGTTCTTGGCGGATCAATCATACCGACAAGACCGATAAAGATGAGATTTTCTTCAAGATGATTTATATCCACATCGTTTGAATTGAATTGTTTAAAGGCGAATGAAAGTACTCTTAAAGCTTCTTGAGACATTGCCCTGGCAGCTTCTAATATTTGATTTTTATCAACCTCTGTTAGACCCTCGATTTTACCGTTTTTAAATATGTGGGTACATCGAGGTAAGAGCTTATCAATAGCGCCTTTCGTCATGCTATAGTAGTTTTCATCGTATGTATGCACGGTTGACATCATTTTACGATCTGAGTCGAAAGGCAGCTCGTTAACACGTTCATGTATCGTTTCTAAATGATCTTTTTGCATATTAAAAGTGCTTCCGGCCACGAGAAGAGCAATTTCAGTCGGGTCTCCGGTTTGTGATTCGTTATTGTAAGACGCATCATTACATAGCACCATATTTTCTAACAATAGACGTTGTGCATCATTATTTACATTTAAATTTTCTAAGTGATCGTATGTGTTATCACTATAAAAGTGAGTAACAGTCATTTTATTTTGCGTTAACGTACCTGTTTTATCTGAACAAATAATTGTGACAGAACCGAGAGCTTCAACAGCTGGTAGTTTTCGAATGATAACGTTTTGTTTAATCATACGTTGTACACCAATTGCAAGAACGATGGAAACGATAGCTGGCAAGCCTTCTGGAATAGCTGCAACAGCTAAACTAATAGCAGTCATAAACATTTCTAACGTATCCCGGCCTTGTAAAAATCCGATGAGGAACATAACGATACAAATAGCTACAGCGACAAAGCCTAAATATTTTCCGACTTGTGCTAAGCTTTTTTGAAGTGGTGTCATATCATCGTCTGCTTCATGTAAAAGGGTAGCAATCTTACCAATTTGTGAGTTCATTCCAGTTTCAACAGCAACACCGACGCCTCTTCCATATGTCACAAGAGTAGACATAAAGGCCATGTTTTTTTGATCGCCAAGTGGTACTTGCTCATCACTTTGCATAGAAGCGTGGTAGATTGCATCTTTATCAACAGGGACAGATTCACCAGTTAGAGCAGATTCTTCAACTTTTAAATTTGCGGTTTCGATAAGGCGTAAATCGCATGGGATATATCGTCCGGCGTCGAGCATAACAATATCCCCTGGAACGACGTGCTCAGATGGAATTTCTTTTAGTTCACCATTTCTCTTGACGATAGCTTTTGGTGTTGCCATTTTTTTCAATGCCTCTAAAGCTTGTTCTGCTTTCGATTCTTGAACAACACCGATAACAGCATTTAAAACTACAACGAGCGCGATAATACTGGCATCCGCCCATTCACCTACAAAGGCAGAAATAAGGGCAGCTATAATAAGGACATATACGAGGACGTCATTAATTTGGGCGAAAATACGCTGCCATAAAGTGCGTTTTTGTTTTGTAGCTAATTCATTAGAACCGTATTGCTTTAAACGTTCACTTACAATCTCATCTGTTAAACCGTGTTGTTCGTTTGTTTCTAGGTCAATTAATGTTTGATCTTTCGTCTTACTGTACCAATTGCTCATAAGTAAGCACCTCCAGTAAAAACAGTTAGCAATGGTAGTGTTGCTATTATTTGTGAGTAGTATGTATGGAGAAAAAATCTAGGGTGAGGTTCTACTTCTATTGTACAATATTTTACAGTTGGTTGAGGGAAAGAGAAGAGTTGTCATGAATTTGTTGGAAATAAAAAAGAGCCTCATATAAGTGAGGCTTTTTTACTTTTTAATTAATGTACCTAATTCTTCTGTAATAGCTTGCATTTCACTAATGCTGAATGTTTCACGTTTCATAACATGATCATAAATGTCACGTAAATCTTCGTACATTTCTTCGTTAAAACTAGCAGCTCTCATCGCTCCAGCATTAACCATACGTAATTTTTCTTTAATAGCTTCGACCATGTATTCAACGTTTTCTTCTGACTTTACGGATAAATCCACCGAAGTGTCCCCCTTTAAAATAACATAAGGCTATCTTAACATTTTTTATCATTTTCGTTAATGAATCTTTTCAATCCTATTAAATTAGTAGGGATTTCCTTTATATTTCATAATTGGTTGTTTATACTATAAGTATATATGAAGAAATGCACCAAGAAGGGAAGAAACAAAGACATGGTTCAAGTATTGTTTGTTTGTCTTGGGAACATTTGCCGTTCTCCGATGGCAGAAGCAATTTTTCGAAATCTTGTCGTAAAAGAGGGACTTGAAGAGAAAATTGTCATTGATTCTGCAGGAACAGGAGATTGGCATGTTGGTCATCCGCCACATAAAGGAACACAAAAAATTTTAAAAGAAAATGCAGTCACTTTTGAAGGAATTAAAGCAAGGCAAGTAGAAAAAGAAGACTTAACAAAGTTTGATTATATTATTGCCATGGACAACAAGAATATAGCAGATTTAAAAAGTTTAGGTAAAACTGGAGGCTATATTGGTAGGCTGTCCGACTTTGTTCCAGACGGTGGCTGGACAGACGTTCCTGACCCTTACTATACAGGGAATTTCCAAGAAGTATATGACCTTGTAACAGAAGGGTGTGCAAAGCTATTAGCTTTCATTCGAAATGAACAAGGAATATGAGGAAGCTTAGAAAGAAATACTTTCTAACATAAGAAATGAAAGGGTGAAGGAATATGGCAAAGAAAAATAATATTGCTCGAAACATTGCGATTGGTGTAGCTGCAGGTGTAGCGGTATCCATGTTAAAGAAAGAAAACCGTGAAAAAGTAAAAAATACAGCAGAAAAAGCAAAAACAAAGATGATTGAAATTGGTGAAAATGCAAAGATCAAAGAAAAAGTGCAAACTGTTACAGATAAAGGACGCGAACTTGCTGATTTCAATGTGGTAAAAGCGAAAGTAGCAGAAATTAAAAAATTAACGCCATCTGTTGTAGAGACGTTAAAAGAAACGAAAGAAATTTTTAGTAAGAAAAAAGTTGAGCCAGAAGAAAAGCCAGAAACGATTGAAATTCAAGCTGTATCTCCAAAGGTAGATGAGCTGAAAGCAGAAGAAGAGCCAGTAGTTGCTGAAGATGGTGGTATGAAAGAAGCGCGTGAATTATTTATGAAAGACTCAAATGCAGTGGAAAAAAAAACTGAAGCGTACATTGAGTTAAAGCAAGATAAAGAAGAGAAGAAAAGCGTTTAAACATATATGAAAAAAATTTTAGAAAAGGTGAGAAGAAATCGTACTTATTCGTTTGGTAAAGATTTATATGACCGGACGATGCGCGATGATGTAGCGGGCTTGGCAGCACAGCTCGCTTATTTCTTCTTGCTTGCAATTTTTCCTGGGCTCGTTTTCTTAATTACGCTTCTTGGATTTATTCCCATTCAAACAGAGGATGTGCTTAGTTTATTAGAGGTTTATGTACCAGATGATGCAATGAACTTAATTGAGGTAAATGTAGATAAAGTTGTAAACCAGCAAAATGGTGGTTTATTATCATTTGGTTTATTATCCATGTTATGGTTTGCCTCAAATGGTGTTAATGCGGTTATGAATGCTTTTAACCGCGCTTATGACGTGAAGGAAACACGTTCTTTTATTACAACAAGAGCGTTATCAATTGTGTTTACATTAGCTATTATTTTTATGATTGTCTTTGCGTTAATTGTTCCGGTATTCGGACAAGTTATTGGAGCAGCAGTGTTTAAAGCACTCGGTTTATCAGATAGTTTTTCTTTCGTATGGAGCATTACACGATTAGTAGCGAGTTTCTTCGTACTATTTGCTTTGTTTAGTTTCTTATATACATTTGCACCAGATCGAAAGTTAAAAAGAAGAGAAGTTATTTCAGGGGCGTTATTTGCTACTGTAGGATGGATTGTGGTATCTTACTCATTTGCTTATTATGTAGATAAGTTTGCGAATTACGCCAATACATATGGTGGTCTCGGTGGTATCATTATTTTAATGTTATGGTTTTATTTAACTGGATGGGTAATTTTACTTGGCGGTGAAATTAATGGTTTACTCCACCATTATAGAACCGGTGACAATAATTCCCGTAATGAATAATGAGCTCTTGTTCCATAATAAAAAGGAACAGGGGGGATATTTCATGAGTAATAATAAAA includes:
- a CDS encoding YceG family protein, with protein sequence MFSRFTLQPYALKDESDLKQFEALLEKRPQYELTENEMKFSYIACRILGVPNDVDEYFNELFDYSEAKGIEVLHEQNLNKVIDSEKLRHIQEVFVLHQEAPNGLTVNRLVAHLSGKQLLPKVDNPDLQHYIHTTFISVLKLYEKQHNQSLKTEGFRRFLIDIIKLSENYVAKWFSTINYKKQMPRIVWYGDAQESRIYFLYFLIMLGCDVLYYHPEGKDGFENIDEEGRTFIVSHPGRISLEPFPDRRRERVATVAYQASKEIEQVLHHDNSLLYKPWQFRSYTPVARTLKTTYDELFLITKEKAFVRPTFFVENKHIYIPSLFAKISGVSKNDKEYFQRLKAVTSFDNSLLINTFPFTKEQKANFQYHYRDALDRAGKLHPDLIMNSHWWPHKRLPEGLQHGIAEAIIHTCESEMCKPIAKETKQEVALYVFAQLSQIPPNILEQLEKFDYSQDVPKIVIFNNEKSGELTRSDAVLLLFLNQIGVDVFHFNPTGRNDIEPYVEAGAFDSHWLEEVNFDLEFHGSSAYKNLSQTIKGLFRPFL
- a CDS encoding toxic anion resistance protein, which gives rise to MNNPVVLDSKTELNEQTAQDVRLQLRQDADVQRIYNAVDIKDQLELIELGKEPSMEISRFADQILHTMSLSKIEDSGELLKQLGKIMDRFDSKDFAEEKSGFFSRMFKKADKMIEQIFSKYQTMGREIDKVYVEITKYQDEMKKSIGTLDGLYEQNLKYYLDLEKYVVAGEMLLERLNTELVPMYEERVRNNDQLAGIELESLKNSVEILEQRIDDLEKARMVALLTAPQIRMIQRGNNKLIGKINTAFITTIPIFKNGIIQAVNAKRQKLVADSMAELDRRTNELLKKNAQNIATQSVEVARLSGSSSIKMETLEETWNIISRGMQETQQIEEQNKREREESRKRMATLTENIKKELQG
- a CDS encoding cation-translocating P-type ATPase; translated protein: MSNWYSKTKDQTLIDLETNEQHGLTDEIVSERLKQYGSNELATKQKRTLWQRIFAQINDVLVYVLIIAALISAFVGEWADASIIALVVVLNAVIGVVQESKAEQALEALKKMATPKAIVKRNGELKEIPSEHVVPGDIVMLDAGRYIPCDLRLIETANLKVEESALTGESVPVDKDAIYHASMQSDEQVPLGDQKNMAFMSTLVTYGRGVGVAVETGMNSQIGKIATLLHEADDDMTPLQKSLAQVGKYLGFVAVAICIVMFLIGFLQGRDTLEMFMTAISLAVAAIPEGLPAIVSIVLAIGVQRMIKQNVIIRKLPAVEALGSVTIICSDKTGTLTQNKMTVTHFYSDNTYDHLENLNVNNDAQRLLLENMVLCNDASYNNESQTGDPTEIALLVAGSTFNMQKDHLETIHERVNELPFDSDRKMMSTVHTYDENYYSMTKGAIDKLLPRCTHIFKNGKIEGLTEVDKNQILEAARAMSQEALRVLSFAFKQFNSNDVDINHLEENLIFIGLVGMIDPPRTEVKDSITECKKAGIRTVMITGDHKDTAFAIAKELGIAEEISEIMIGTELDNIADTELASKINHLNVFARVSPEHKVKIVKALRAKGNIVSMTGDGVNDAPSLKQADVGVAMGITGTDVAKGAADVVLTDDNFSSIVKAVEEGRNIYRNIKKSILFLLSCNFGEIIALFLAILLGWATPLRPIHILWVNLITDTLPALSLGVDPEDPDVMKEKPRHAKESLFSGSVPFLVFNGLVIGLLTLIAFIAGAKFYTGDTNLFPLFPERIDDDALLHAQTMAFVVLSFSQLVHSFNLRSRTKSIFSIGIFTNKYLVFSLLIGVLMQVCIISIPPLANIFGVHALTMRDWGFVLLLSIIPLVVNEIIKLVKRN
- a CDS encoding DUF1128 domain-containing protein, with amino-acid sequence MDLSVKSEENVEYMVEAIKEKLRMVNAGAMRAASFNEEMYEDLRDIYDHVMKRETFSISEMQAITEELGTLIKK
- a CDS encoding low molecular weight protein-tyrosine-phosphatase; amino-acid sequence: MVQVLFVCLGNICRSPMAEAIFRNLVVKEGLEEKIVIDSAGTGDWHVGHPPHKGTQKILKENAVTFEGIKARQVEKEDLTKFDYIIAMDNKNIADLKSLGKTGGYIGRLSDFVPDGGWTDVPDPYYTGNFQEVYDLVTEGCAKLLAFIRNEQGI
- a CDS encoding DUF4075 domain-containing protein gives rise to the protein MAKKNNIARNIAIGVAAGVAVSMLKKENREKVKNTAEKAKTKMIEIGENAKIKEKVQTVTDKGRELADFNVVKAKVAEIKKLTPSVVETLKETKEIFSKKKVEPEEKPETIEIQAVSPKVDELKAEEEPVVAEDGGMKEARELFMKDSNAVEKKTEAYIELKQDKEEKKSV
- a CDS encoding YihY/virulence factor BrkB family protein, with the translated sequence MKKILEKVRRNRTYSFGKDLYDRTMRDDVAGLAAQLAYFFLLAIFPGLVFLITLLGFIPIQTEDVLSLLEVYVPDDAMNLIEVNVDKVVNQQNGGLLSFGLLSMLWFASNGVNAVMNAFNRAYDVKETRSFITTRALSIVFTLAIIFMIVFALIVPVFGQVIGAAVFKALGLSDSFSFVWSITRLVASFFVLFALFSFLYTFAPDRKLKRREVISGALFATVGWIVVSYSFAYYVDKFANYANTYGGLGGIIILMLWFYLTGWVILLGGEINGLLHHYRTGDNNSRNE